The nucleotide window TAACTGGGATGTTTATATACTTGGCGTTTATTTTTATAGATTTAATTGTTAGTACGTTACTGATGTATCTTGGGATGATGATGGTGCCGCCGATGACCATTAGCTTACCATTTAAGATTCTTGTTTTTATTTTCATTGGCGGGTACGGACTGATTACCAACATGATTTTTCAAACAATTCACTTTTAAGGGAGTAGCAAAATGAATTTAACGCCGATTACGCAAATTTTTCAAGATTTTTTCTATAGTGGGCTGGCGCTAATTTTGCCGGTATCGCTCATTTGTATCGTGGTCGTAATTGTGGTTGCGATTTTGATGGCGATGATGCAGATTCAAGACCAATCGCTGACGTTTTTGCCGAAGATTATTGCTTTCGTAGTGGCGCTCTTTATTCTTGGACCGTGGATGTTTGAACACATGACGGATTTATTTGTAGGAATCTTTTCCAAATTACCCCTGATGATTAGGGTGTAAACATGGAGTTTGAATTTTTTCTTGCTGTAGTGATTGTTTTCAGCCGAGTTGCCAGTTTTTTATTTTTCTTTCCACTTTTAAAAGGGCGCAACATTCCGAACAGTGTCAAAGTGGTGTTTGGGATGGCGATATCTATTCCGGTTGCAACGTGGGTGGATGTTTCGGGTATTACGACGCTGCCTGATTTGCTGCTCCGGGTCACATCTGAGGTGGTATTTGGGCTAGCGCTGGCGAAACTGGTGGAAATGATTGCGGTCATTCCGAAAATGGCTGGTTTTATGATTGATTATGATTTAGGATTTTCGCAGGTGAACTTGATTGATCCGTCTTATGGGACGCAAAACTCGATTACGGCTGCGATTTTAGATACTTTTTTTGTAGTGATATTCTTGTCACTGCAAGGAATGGATTACTTAATTTATTACTTAATGAAATCGTTTGAATTTACGGCTTCGGTTTCGATTTTATTTGAAAAAGGGTTTATAGATTTATTGCTCGGGACGCTTGGTTTTGCGCTTGCTTCGGCGGTGTCGATTGCGCTTCCGATTATGGGTAGCATTTTTATCGTTAATATCATTCTTGCTTTTATCTCTAAGAGCGCGCCGCAAATTAACATTTTTATGAATGCGTTTATTATAAAAATTACGTTTGGGATTTTCATCCTTGCGTGCGCGGTTCCTATCTTGAGTACAGTTTTTAAAAATTTGACAGATGAGATGATTCAACAATATGTGTCGTTTTTTGATTATTTACTGAAAAAATAGGGAGGAGAACAAAAGCTTGGCAAAGGATAATAAAACGGAAAAAGCAACGCCGCGCCGCATTAAGAAAGCTCGAAATGAAGGTAATGTGGCGAAAAGTAAAGAATTGAATAATGCTTTTTCACTGCTGATTGTAGCTGGGCTTCTTTATTTTTTTGGAGAGATGT belongs to Listeria swaminathanii and includes:
- a CDS encoding flagellar biosynthetic protein FliQ encodes the protein MNLTPITQIFQDFFYSGLALILPVSLICIVVVIVVAILMAMMQIQDQSLTFLPKIIAFVVALFILGPWMFEHMTDLFVGIFSKLPLMIRV
- a CDS encoding flagellar biosynthetic protein FliR; its protein translation is MEFEFFLAVVIVFSRVASFLFFFPLLKGRNIPNSVKVVFGMAISIPVATWVDVSGITTLPDLLLRVTSEVVFGLALAKLVEMIAVIPKMAGFMIDYDLGFSQVNLIDPSYGTQNSITAAILDTFFVVIFLSLQGMDYLIYYLMKSFEFTASVSILFEKGFIDLLLGTLGFALASAVSIALPIMGSIFIVNIILAFISKSAPQINIFMNAFIIKITFGIFILACAVPILSTVFKNLTDEMIQQYVSFFDYLLKK